CAGCCGGTATGTGAACCCGTCGAGGTACGCGGTCACCTCCGCGGCCGTGAACCCGGTGTCGCGCCGTCTCGAGGCAATCTCGGGGATGGAGGCGAGCCCGTGATCGAGCGCCTCGTCGAGGGCGCACCAGAACGCGAGCCGGTCCGTTTCTGGCACCGAGACGCGCACGCCCCACCGCGCGAAAACGCACGGGAGCCCTGTCCACTGAGCCCATTCGCTCCCCAGGTCGACGATATGAGAGAAGCGGGGCGGCGACTTCAGCGCGCGGATGGCCCCGTCGCCGATCAGGAGCAGGGCGTCGCAGGGCTCCTCGGCGCCGACCCAGGCCCGCGGGGTCACGTCGTACTTGAGGGCGAAGAGGAGCCTGAGGAGCTGGACCGACGTGGATGTCTCGCTGGTGACACCGATGACCGCGCCGCCGAGCTTGGAGAGCGGGCGGTCGGAGAGGAGGACCACGCTCCGCGCTGGCCCTCGCGTCGCGATACCGAAGGGGAGCGGCACCACTGCGCCATCGAGGTTTAGAAAGTCCACCAATGAGAGGGGGCCTGCGTGGAGGGTTCCATCCGCCATGGCCTGCCCGAGCGCCCGGGGCGTGACCGGGTGGAGCTCGAACCCCGAGAGATGAGCGAAGAAGGGCTCGCAGTTGAGATACGGGATGCACCCGACCCTGAGCATCAGTTCCAGACCTTGATCACGTTGTAGAGCGCGTCCCGCTCCACCGGAATCTTGCCTGCCTCCCGGATGATCCTGAAAATCTGCTCCCGGGCCAGGCCCGCCGGGCTCTCGGCCTTGGCGTAGTGGGCGATGCGCTCGTCCTCCAGCGTCCCGTTGACGTCGTCGGCGCCGAAGTGGAGCGCGACCGAGGCCGTCGCCTCGCCGATCATCACCCAGTACGCCTCCACGTGGGGGAAGTTGTCGAGGAGGAGGCGCGAGGCCGCGATCGTGCGGAGGTCGTCAGTGGGCGGGGTCTGGCGCGGCACGAGCCTGGTGTTCCCCACCTGGTAGGCGAGCGGGATAAAGGTCAAAAAGCCGCCGCTCTCGTCCTGCTGGGCCCTGAGGCGGAGGAGGTGGTCCACGCGCTCCTCCAGCGTCTCCACGTGGCCGTAGAGCATCGTGGCGTTGGTCCGAATCCCCATGCCGTGGGCGACCCCGTGGATCTCGCACCAGCGGTCCGCGTCGGCCTTCCCCGTATAGTTGAGGAGCCTCTGCAGGCGCTTCGAGAAGACCTCCGCGCCGCCGCCCGGCATCGAGTGGAGCCCGGCGGCCTTGAGCCGCGCGAGCGCGTCTTCCGGAGGGATCTTCCAGCGCCGCCAGAAGTAGTCGATCTCCGCCGCGGTGAACGCCTTGATCTGGACCTGCGGGTGCTGGCCGTGGATGGCCCCG
This region of Candidatus Rokuibacteriota bacterium genomic DNA includes:
- a CDS encoding menaquinone biosynthesis protein; the encoded protein is MLRVGCIPYLNCEPFFAHLSGFELHPVTPRALGQAMADGTLHAGPLSLVDFLNLDGAVVPLPFGIATRGPARSVVLLSDRPLSKLGGAVIGVTSETSTSVQLLRLLFALKYDVTPRAWVGAEEPCDALLLIGDGAIRALKSPPRFSHIVDLGSEWAQWTGLPCVFARWGVRVSVPETDRLAFWCALDEALDHGLASIPEIASRRRDTGFTAAEVTAYLDGFTYRLGAEEEKAIAEFSRLRAFLQDARC
- the mqnE gene encoding aminofutalosine synthase MqnE; amino-acid sequence: MESATTTARFKDQRLLPVREKVQAGERLSRDDGLLLFRTDDLLGVGQMADFAKRRRVGDWVFFVINRYINPTNLCVLSCKFCDFARKPGQAGAFEHSIEDILAMIKPDVREVHIVGGHHPDWPFEYYERLIGAIHGQHPQVQIKAFTAAEIDYFWRRWKIPPEDALARLKAAGLHSMPGGGAEVFSKRLQRLLNYTGKADADRWCEIHGVAHGMGIRTNATMLYGHVETLEERVDHLLRLRAQQDESGGFLTFIPLAYQVGNTRLVPRQTPPTDDLRTIAASRLLLDNFPHVEAYWVMIGEATASVALHFGADDVNGTLEDERIAHYAKAESPAGLAREQIFRIIREAGKIPVERDALYNVIKVWN